A window from Montipora capricornis isolate CH-2021 chromosome 7, ASM3666992v2, whole genome shotgun sequence encodes these proteins:
- the LOC138057143 gene encoding protein rolling stone-like gives MCRDEFRLSQIKLQNADAKDFIRSPWMPNVLVTIYRGIFAGYCLGWIIASGFHPANGNEKWFIYLTNWGFFLLTLYFICATVVCILHHFSKIDSSTVIQMKSPQVDSANVESAVADDQNASQDTMDMCWYHKGLWLVFNIAANAAVLITLSYWSLVFNGVTSGLDVSTHAVNSVFILADLMLSAIPVRILHTVYVWVFGLCYLLLTVIFWAVDGTNARDEPYIYSYIDYNRIPGLSSGIIVSFIVVGQPLVQALLFGLYKLRNFLSLKCGKKPTASGSF, from the coding sequence TGGATGCCAAACGTATTAGTCACTATATATCGTGGAATATTCGCCGGGTACTGCCTGGGTTGGATCATTGCCAGCGGCTTCCATCCAGCCAATGGAAACGAGAAATGGTTCATCTACCTCACCAACTGGGGCTTCTTCTTGCTTACACTGTACTTCATCTGTGCTACGGTGGTCTGTATTCTCCATCATTTCAGCAAGATCGACAGCTCTACTGTCATTCAAATGAAGTCTCCTCAAGTCGACAGCGCCAATGTGGAAAGCGCTGTTGCAGATGATCAGAACGCCAGCCAAGATACAATGGACATGTGTTGGTACCACAAGGGATTATGGCTTGTCTTCAATATTGCTGCCAATGCTGCCGTTCTCATCACATTGTCGTATTGGAGCCTGGTTTTTAACGGGGTAACCAGTGGCTTGGACGTCAGCACCCACGCCGTGAACAGTGTGTTTATCTTGGCCGATCTCATGTTGAGTGCGATTCCAGTGAGAATTCTTCACACTGTTTATGTGTGGGTTTTTGGCTTATGCTACTTACTCTTGACCGTGATTTTTTGGGCGGTGGATGGTACCAATGCACGTGATGAGCCTTACATCTACTCATATATCGATTATAATCGTATCCCGGGTCTCTCCAGTGGTATCATCGTTTCTTTCATTGTAGTGGGTCAACCTCTCGTACAAGCTCTGCTCTTTGGTCTGTATAAACTAAGAAATTTTTTAAGTCTTAAATGTGGCAAAAAACCAACCGCCTCTGGCAGCTTTTAG